The following are encoded in a window of Megachile rotundata isolate GNS110a chromosome 2, iyMegRotu1, whole genome shotgun sequence genomic DNA:
- the LOC100877903 gene encoding transmembrane protein 70 homolog, mitochondrial — translation MALVLRYCILSQSKRLTQEFRLFHHNVSSHTYINSNIKKCGSIVHMKHFSTEDEKIHIYKGTLTKRVRNLKIFSYATSILSFTSQPFIYMKVLEEDNLTGLVAVFAFLNLVAACSPLLVHWLAKRYVTDMYYYPKEDKYVAEVYDLFINKKQIVFTNDEVEIPEIDSMLRCCSVEGHPLLFDEAEFIDPKYYCVIMGYNDPIDFEMGPDAANAQKVKIESTQEQLKDIKEDRKQIEAKQ, via the exons atggCTTTAGTATTACGATACTGTATTTTAAGTCAATCGAAACGGCTTACACAAGAATTTCGGTTATTCCATCATAATGTTAGCAGTCATACCTACATCAATAGCAATATCAAG aaatgtggatCAATTGTGCATATGAAACATTTTTCTACAGAAGatgaaaaaatacatatttacaaaGGAACTTTAACAAAGCGAGTCCGTAATCTAAAAATATTCTCTTATGCAACGTCAATTTTATCGTTCACATCACAACCTTTCATTTATATGAAAGTTTTAGAAGAAGATAATCTGACAGGTTTAGTTGCAGTATTTGCATTTTTGAACTTGGTTGCGGCATGTTCTCCACTACTTGTGCATTGGTTGGCAAAAAGATATGTAACTGACATGTACTATTACCCTAAAGAAGATAAATATGTTGCAGAAGTATATGATCTTTTTATTAACAAGAAACAG ATAGTCTTCACAAACGATGAAGTAGAGATACCTGAAATAGATTCAATGCTCAGATGTTGTAGTGTAGAAGGGCATCCTCTTCTTTTCGATGAAGCAGAATTTATAGATCCTAAATATTATTGTGTTATTATGGGATATAACGATCCAATAGATTTTGAAATGGGTCCTGATGCAGCTAATGCACAAAAAGTTAAAATAGAATCAACACAAGAACAATTAAAAGATATTAAAGAGGATCGTAAACAGATAGAAGCTAAACAATAa
- the Syx5 gene encoding syntaxin 5: protein MPARRRHVGSEIDNGFVITTSNSPWQGNTIIQLYNHESEGCDLTENEKKKADIPATMTSRDRTNEFVNAIRMMQSRTVTRTAVLQNPRRARQLQSYSNFMMIAKSIGKNIASTYTKLEKLALLAKRKSIFNDRQMEIDELTNIIKTDLKSLNHQIGKLQELGKKQREGYGASQSHHMTSHSSSIVMTLQSKLANMSNHFKSVLEVRSENMREEQSRRQQFTQGSVSTMLPPSVAGKQSSLLLQEQETPLSTVIDLEPAMGQLMLQQGIQDDTVTYAQSRAETMQSIESTIIELGGIFQQLAHMVKEQEEMVERIDSNIEDTELNVEAAHAEILKYFQSVTNNRWLMIKIFAVLIFFFIFFVVFLA, encoded by the exons ATGCCAGCACGTAGACGACACGTTGGTTCCGAGATAGACAATGGTTTCGTGATTACAACCTCAAACAGTCCCTGGCAGGGCAATACCATAATTCAACTGTATAATCATGAAAGTGAAGGGTGTGATTTAACGGAAAACGAAAAAAAGAAAGCAGACATACCAGCGACAATGACGTCGCGCGACAGGACCAATGAATTTGTTAATGCCATCCGGATGATGCAAAGCAGGACCGTGACACGAACGGCTGTTTTGCAGAATCCTCGTCGAGCACGTCAATTACAGAgctattcaaattttatgatgATAGCTAAGAGTATTGGCAAAAATATAGCAAGCACATATACCAAGTTAGAAAAACTTGCTTTAT TGGCAAAGAGGAAGTCTATATTTAATGACAGACAAATGGAAATTGATGAATTAACAAATATCATAAAAACAGACTTAAAAAGTTTAAATCATCAAATAGGAAAGTTACAAGAACTTGGAAAAAAGCAACGAGAAGGGTATGGTGCATCCCAAAGTCATCATATGACCTCACATTCTTCTTCCATTGTAATGACTTTACAATCAAAGCTGGCAAATATGTCAAATCATTTTAAGAGTGTATTAGAAGTCAGGTCAGAG AATATGAGAGAGGAACAAAGTAGAAGACAGCAATTTACTCAAGGTTCTGTATCTACAATGTTACCTCCAAGTGTTGCTGGAAAACAGAGTTCATTGTTGCTTCAAGAACAAGAGACTCCTTTATCTACAGTTATAGATTTAGAACCAGCAATGGGACAATTAATGTTACAGCAAGGAATTCAAGATGATACT GTTACATATGCTCAATCAAGAGCAGAAACAATGCAGAGCATAGAATCTACTATAATTGAACTCGGAGGAATTTTTCAACAATTAGCGCACATGGTTAAAGAGCAAGAAGAAATGGTGGAAAG GATAGATAGCAACATTGAAGATACGGAATTAAATGTGGAAGCAGCACATgcggaaattttaaaatactttcaatCTGTAACGAATAACCGATGgttaatgataaaaatatttgcagtgcttatatttttctttatattttttgtagtgTTTTTGGcataa
- the Tango1 gene encoding transport and golgi organization 1 → MTKRNLFINTLFLVIAIIFSAISQCSSALSNKRLCYNPDCSEPVSLARTTIKYAPNEPGLLKFDISAEVKVYSKEAGNRTDLWGVEINGKRGYVPKSFLKEYKIIHKNLKYEVPINQLSNNVVSNEKPQPKEDNDKSVFDTKDIKVSNVETDNLDLKSTEELPHNVTSSHENIDGITFHLNHDEPSVSSSPTEVVEKAVVPNKEDAVDNSKINSNNNKNELNIFTKDTKLPQELSNDELNVEEHSPSNKLNIKHFITNSEETFNLSDETEVVHDPSLNITENVEKKTDDEVENLNNNSSPVKDALISKSDIDMSVSQTLSNDVKETLTNKDEIVAEQNNTDNVESNKTDLINDINIPVESTESINISNEKDAMLSNIDTLLEAEQNELEKENKHSEDLNNVSLPLETNTTDTVKVTLPSESAEESEKHANKFDKIDDKLLENNKELTIEQSQLKEKTRSTEDLSKYNNVASLILKSSAKNTAELTLSSDTKKDEESKEINLKTEYEKTLSDTENAKLDVISEAEMAPFISQDSNLTFKEDNIPPLSMEENNQELEKTQSVLQETHHDTKEASEMVNETVTERNETVNETIEEIIEMVNETIQDTTEVANETTKGDDSSENVLDASNYVDTPHVADKVLETESDLELPKQLLYSDGKDVISENMNINEFRNRNLLNVETTSQVEIVEDVAKDETDNMMDKDLVEDKNNKITENEILDENLNTDTESVTESTSENLHDIQATSTPNICIADNVECSTQDNIQNDYIHEDTFQLKENAIMEGIKVEQSYWLTLIYLSVTATAILIFSLGYYYIENMRRDRQLIAKVNKLEKDLLVATKECAMLNENLKITKDKLTCIEDESFGSNEMVLSLKADLEASQNARAELEDQVTILEKDLESATEAGLELERMLREVLSSNNEVNPLAQSVEDLQTRLNAQQTANESLKNALHLKTQELEFDKLENESLSTKLATVKKEYEELEVELSRVTENLKLEKDSKNCLEQTLTDKVQQLEMQIKEISTEKTTLQKKLKEKEIERKDLLEVINRLNSNNLDLDKLYDVLHIKAEATALLEERNELKIRLVEVEGAHHLLEEHMNAVKEEIATLSEQCKIAEKEKKDAETRLEVLTNFFEEKEAQRQKEEAIWLQQQGEVVSTVERIQTMQNEIQNYKQQIEMLKREILDQEREYKNQISVLETKAHEQWVLARQVERRLEESKVEAGQLRNRLTLIEKNINDADSEAKLHRLEANGETTTSPPLFIGAESSNSPIMFSGSSNVPPPPPPSYLHSLFPPYLPPPLPNTSGVPPYEVSQRPAPLGGRLSSPPPMPLHPSASSRYNNAGSPPPPMSSHLLPPFNHRSPPPPPFGSDIHPPPPHPPGSILPPPLGTSRLWGEESLPPPRNSGFHPPQRERVRNHKGSLHSSGESLDKTHHNSKV, encoded by the exons ATGACGAAAAGAAATTTGTTTATCAACACATTATTTTTGGTTATTGCAATAATATTTAGTGCAATATCACAGTGTTCGTCTGCTTTATCAAATAAACGATTATGTTATAACCCTGACTGTTCCG agcCTGTTTCATTGGCTAGAACAACGATTAAATATGCTCCAAATGAACCAGgattattgaaatttgatattagtGCAGAAGTCAAAGTTTATAGTAAAGAAGCAGGCAACAGAACTGACTTATGGGGTGTTGAG ATAAATGGAAAACGTGGATATGTACCAAAAAGTTTTcttaaagaatataaaattatacacaaGAACTTGAAGTATGAAGTGCCTATTAATCAGTTGTCTAATAACGTAGTATCTAATGAGAAGCCTCAGCCTAAGGAAGATAATGATAAATCAGTATTTGATACAAAGGATATTAAAGTTTCAAACGTTGAAACTGACAATTTGGATTTAAAATCCACAGAGGAACTGCCACATAATGTGACTTCTTCCCATGAAAATATAGATGGAATTACATTCCATTTAAATCATGATGAGCCTTCTGTATCATCTTCTCCAACAGAAGTCGTAGAAAAAGCAGTAGTGCCAAATAAAGAAGATGCAGTTGataattccaaaataaattccaataataataaaaatgaattaaatatttttacaaaagatACAAAGTTGCCACAAGAACTTTCAAATGATGAGTTAAATGTAGAAGAACATAGCCCTTCCAATAAacttaatattaaacattttataaccAATTCAGAAGAAACATTTAATTTATCAGATGAAACTGAAGTTGTACATGATCCATCATTAAATATAACTGAAAATGTTGAGAAGAAAACAGATGACGAAgtagaaaatttaaacaataattCTTCTCCAGTAAAAGATGCATTAATCTCTAAGAGTGACATTGATATGAGTGTTTCTCAAACACTTTCTAATGATGTCAAAGAAACATTAACGAACAAAGATGAAATAGTGGCTGAACAGAATAATACAGATAATGTTGAGTCAAATAAAACAGATCTAATTAATGATATTAACATACCTGTAGAAAGTACAGAAAGCATTAACATATCTAATGAAAAAGATGCTATGCTTTCAAACATTGATACACTTTTAGAAGCAGAACAAAATGaattagaaaaagaaaataaacatAGTGAAGATTTAAATAATGTCTCTTTACCATTGGAAACAAATACTACAGATACAGTGAAAGTGACATTACCTTCTGAAAGTGCTGAAGAATCTGAGAAACACgctaataaatttgataaaattgatgataaattattagaaaataataaagaattaacAATAGAACAAagccaattaaaagaaaaaaccaGGAGTACTGAGGACttaagtaaatataataatgttgCATCTTTAATTCTAAAATCAAGCGCAAAGAATACTGCTGAATTAACATTATCTTCCGATACTAAGAAAGATGAGGAaagtaaagaaattaatttaaagactGAATATGAAAAAACATTGTCTGATACTGAAAATGCTAAACTTGATGTAATTTCTGAAGCAGAAATGGCCCCATTTATTTCTCAAGATTCAAATTTGACTTTTAAAGAAGATAATATTCCTCCTCTTAGTATGGAAGAAAATAATCAAGAGTTGGAGAAGACTCAAAGTGTATTACAGGAAACTCATCATGATACAAAAGAAGCAAGTGAAATGGTTAATGAAACAGTAACAGAAAGAAATGAAACGGTTAATGAaacaatagaagaaataattgaaatggTTAATGAAACAATACAAGATACAACTGAAGTGGCTAATGAAACAACAAAAGGTGATGATAGTTCAGAAAATGTATTAGATGCAAGTAATTATGTGGACACACCTCATGTGGCAGACAAAGTTCTAGAAACCGAATCTGATTTGGAGTTACCAAAACAACTATTATATTCTGATGGCAAAGAtgtaatttcagaaaatatgaaCATTAATGAATTTCGTaatagaaatttattgaatGTTGAAACAACTAGCCAAGTTGAAATTG TAGAGGATGTAGCAAAAGACGAAACTGATAACATGATGGATAAAGATTTAGTAgaagataaaaataacaaaattacagaGAATGAAATTCtagatgaaaatttaaatactgaCACGGAATCAGTGACAGAATCGACATCAGAAAACTTACACGACATTCAAG CAACTTCCACCCCCAATATTTGCATAGCCGATAATGTTGAATGTTCTACCCAAgataatattcaaaatgattaCATACAT GAGGACACTttccaattaaaagaaaatgctATAATGGAAGGAATCAAAGTAGAGCAAAGTTATTGGTTAACCTTAATTTATTTAAGTGTTACTGCAACAGCAATACTTATATTTTCTCTGGGATATTATTACATTGAG AATATGAGAAGAGATAGGCAATTAATAGCCAAAGTTAATAAGCTTGAAAAAGATTTACTTGTTGCGACAAAGGAATGCGCAATGcttaatgaaaatttgaaaataaccaAAGACaag TTGACATGTATTGAAGATGAATCATTCGGTTCCAACGAAATGGTGCTTTCTTTAAAGGCAGACTTAGAGGCTTCAcag aatgCAAGAGCAGAACTGGAAGATCAAGTTACTATTCTGGAAAAAGATTTAGAAAGTGCTACTGAAGCTGGATTAGAATTAGAACGAATGTTACGAGAAGTCCTATCATCAAATAACGAAGTTAATCCATTAGCCCAATCAGTTGAAGATTTGCAAACAAGGTTGAATGCTCAACAAACTGCAAATGAGTCTTTAAAGAATGCTCTTCATCTTAAAACTCAAGAG CTTGAGTTTGATAAACTCGAg AATGAGTCTTTATCGACAAAATTAGCAACAGTTAAAAAAGAATATGAAGAACTTGAGGTTGAACTTTCTCGGGttacagaaaatttgaaacttgagaaagaTAGTAAAAACTGTCTTGAGCAAACACTGACTGATAAGGTACAGCAATTAGAAATGCAAATCAAGGAA ATTTCTACTGAAAAAACAACCTTACAGAAGaagttaaaagaaaaagaaatagaaagGAAAGATTTATTGGAAGTTATTAATCGATTGAATTCCAATAACTTAGATTTAGACAAATTATATGATGTACTTCATATTAAAGCAGAGGCAACAGCTTTGCTTGAAGAaagaaatgaattaaaaatacgaCTAGTTGAAGTTGAAGGAGCACATCATTTGTTGGAag AGCATATGAATGCTGTCAAAGAAGAAATAGCTACCTTGAGTGAACAATGCAAGATagcagaaaaagaaaaaaaagatgcAGAAACCCGGCTTGaagtattaacaaatttcttcgAAGAAAAAGAAGCGCAACGGCAAAA GGAAGAAGCTATTTGGTTGCAACAGCAAGGCGAAGTTGTATCCACTGTAGAAAGAATACAAACAATGcaaaatgaaatacaaaattataa acAGCAAATAGAAATGTTAAAACGGGAAATACTGGATCAAGAAAGAGAATACAAAAATCAAATTTCTGTTCTTGAGACAAAAGCACATGAACAATGG gTATTAGCACGCCAAGTTGAACGGCGCTTAGAGGAGTCCAAAGTTGAGGCAGGTCAATTACGTAACCGACTCACGTTAATAGAAAAGAATATTAACGATGCAGATTCAGAAGCAAAATTACATC GACTGGAAGCAAATGGAGAGACAACAACGTCGCCTCCATTATTCATAGGAGCAGAATCATCCAATTCTCCTATAATGTTTTCTGGTTCTTCAAATGTTCCTCCTCCACCCCCACCTTCTTATTTACATTCACTTTTTCCTCCATACTTGCCACCTCCGTTACCAAATACATCCGGAGTACCACCGTATGAAGTTAGTCAACGTCCAGCACCATTAGGTGGTCGGTTATCCTCACCTCCACCTATGCCTTTACATCCTTCTGCCTCCAGCAGGTATAACAATGCAGGTTCTCCACCACCACCGATGTCTTCGCATCTACTTCCACCTTTTAATCATAGATCACCCCCACCTCCTCCATTTGGTAGTGATATTCATCCACCTCCACCACACCCTCCTGGTTCGATATTGCCTCCACCCCTTGGAACATCGCGTTTATGGGGGGAAGAATCACTGCCACCTCCACGCAATTCTGGTTTTCATCCACCACAACGAGAGCGAGTACGAAATCACAAAG GTTCCTTACATTCTTCTGGAGAGTCTTTGGACAAGACGCATCATAATAGTAAAGTTTAA